From a single Sphaeramia orbicularis chromosome 4, fSphaOr1.1, whole genome shotgun sequence genomic region:
- the atg4c gene encoding cysteine protease ATG4C, producing the protein MDQMENSGSDEVEKLKTKFLSVWHNVKYSWALKSKTSFSRNSPVLLLGKCYHFKAEDDDSLTEACGEASDEDFVMGNVEAFRKDFASRLWLTYREEFPPLPGSTLTSDCGWGCMLRAGQMMLAQGLVLHLLGRDWTWSEALSLQPLDTETWTTVAAKRLVASLESSLQGSHSPPSPGSPVMNPSQGLGSAEEADSHLKDMYHRTLVSWFGDSPSAHLGLHRLVRLGLTMGKQAGDWYGPAIVAHILKKAVEEAMDPVLAGITAYVSQDCTVYSADVIDSHRAPRAGPDPTAKSDAPPSCDEQASASSPPDNRAVIILIPVRLGGEKTNPEYFNFAKSILSLEYCLGIIGGKPKQACYFVGFQDDCLIYMDPHYCQSFVDVSTSDFPLQSYHCPSPKKMPFSKMDPSCTIGFYSRNVKDYERISQELSKVLQPSAREKYPAFTFMQGHGRDYDLSAGLTPEKREWPFIRRTVTTTGDFVLL; encoded by the exons ATGGACCAAATGGAGAACAGTGGGAGCGACGAGGTGGAAAAATTGAAGACAAAGTTCTTGTCAGTGTGGCACAATGTAAAGTACA GTTGGGCTCTGAAGTCGAAGACCTCATTCAGTAGAAATtccccagtgcttcttctgggtAAATGTTACCATTTTAAGGCTGAAG ATGATGACAGTCTTACAGAAGCCTGCGGTGAAGCGTCAGATGAGGACTTTGTCATGGGAAATGTGGAGGCTTTCCGGAAGGATTTTGCATCCAGACTGTGGCTGACTTACAGAGAGGAATTCCCTCCTCTGCCTGGCTCTACACTGACCTCAGACTGTGGCTGGGGATGCATGCTCAGAGCTGGACAGATGATGCTGGCTCAGGGACTTGTACTGCATTTACTGGGCAGAG ATTGGACGTGGTCAGAGGCACTGTCACTCCAACCTTTAGACACAGAGACGTGGACGACTGTTGCAGCCAAACGTCTGGTTGCGTCTCTGGAGTCCTCTCTGCAGGGCTCCCACAGCCCACCTAGTCCTGGATCACCAGTCATGAACCCGTCCCAGGGTCTCGGATCTGCAGAGGAGGCAGATTCACATTTGAAAGACATGTACCACCGCACTTTAGTGTCCTGGTTTGGGGACAGTCCCTCTGCGCATCTGGGCCTTCACAGGCTGGTCCGCTTAGGCCTGACAATGGGGAAACAGGCCGGAGACTGGTACGGACCTGCTATTGTGGCACACATCCTCAA GAAAGCTGTTGAAGAAGCGATGGACCCTGTCTTGGCGGGTATAACTGCCTACGTCTCCCAGGACTGCACAG TGTACAGTGCTGATGTTATCGACAGCCATAGGGCGCCAAGAGCAGGGCCTGACCCTACTGCCAAATCAGACGCTCCTCCTTCATGCGATGAACAAGCGTCTGCGTCCAGTCCACCAGACAACCGGGCTGTCATCATCCTCATCCCTGTGAGGCTCGGAGGAGAGAAAACCAACCCTGAATACTTTAACTTCGCAAAG AGCATACTAAGTCTGGAGTACTGCTTAGGCATCATTGGAGGGAAACCCAAACAGGCCTGCTACTTTGTGGGATTTCAAG ATGACTGCTTGATTTACATGGATCCTCATTACTGTCAGTCTTTTGTGGATGTCAGCACCAGCGATTTCCCTCTCCAG TCATATCATTGCCCCTCACCAAAGAAGATGCCTTTCAGCAAGATGGACCCAAGCTGCACCATAGGATTTTACTCTAGAAATGTTAAAGACTATGAGAGAATCAGCCAGGAGTTATCAAAG gtgCTGCAGCCATCTGCTAGGGAGAAATACCCAGCGTTCACTTTCATGCAAGGTCATGGCAGAGATTATGACCTGTCAGCAGGCCTGACCCCAGAGAAGAGAGAATGGCCCTTCATCCGGAGGACGGTCACCACCACCGGGGACTTTGTGCTGCTTTGA